CGCTGCCGTGCAGACGCGGAATGTTTCGTGAGCCTTTGACCGGATGGCTGGATGATCAGCTACAGCTGCCAAATTTGTCCGCTCAGCCGCCGCAAGCCGATATTGGATATTATGTCAAGAGGCTGATTTTAAGATTCGCAGAAGGCGCGAAGACTGCAAGACGCAAAAGCTAGGGCTCGAGGACCGGCCGGGCTTATGCACCACCACCGGTCTCGGCACATCTCTGTGTGGCGGGGTGCGCATTACAGCTATGGCGCGGTGCAACTCATCGCTTGACGGGCACCCGGCGAACCTCCACGAGTTTGTCACCCTCAGCCAGGCCGTCGACAGCTTCCTGCGGTACTGCCGCCTTAGTCTCCAGAGCCAGCGTAATCGCCGCGGGCAACTGTTGAACGGAAAGCCGGTCAAACGTGCTGGTTAGCTCTCGCTGGAAGTCGTACTTCACGTGCGTGTTCAACAAGATCTGTTTTTGCTCGTCGATGAAAGCCTCGGCTGCTATGACAGCGAGCCGTCGTTGACTCGCTTCCTCCGGGCTCATGCTCGCCCGGTATTGATCGAATGCTTCGTCTATGACTCGCGAGAATTCTTCGGGCGCCTTCTTGCTTAGGTCGGCAAGGTAGCTCGTAGCGGCCTGGGCTTCGCTCGGCACGGGTAGTTCCGCTGACCTAGCTAACTTTCGCAACTGCCTGCGCTGTAGCGCCGGGCGTACCGTCTCAACCCACCATCTGCGAACACGCGGCATCGCCTTCTCATGAATGAAGACCGCGAGCTTGGTCAGTGCCACTAGCAACGCCAGCACGTCCGCGATCATCTGTTCGCGTTCTTCTGCCGTCATGGGTTCTTGTTCAGGCTGGGACAAATACTCGTAAACGTATTCATCGTGGTCCCCTGCCCTGGCGTCCTGGAAGAGTTCGGGCGGCCCGAGGAGCTTGCCCGTCTCGATGTCAAACAGGAGCGCTCGCTTGTTTCCGGCGGTGTCCTTAGACTCCGCCAGATACGCGCCCTTTGGCACTCGGACTCGGTAGGTTTCGCCGTCGTCAGTCATCGTCTTCTCCGTGTGTCGACGCTCTGTGCCGTTTGACCCTGCCGGTCTTCACAATGCTGCCCCCGCCGCCGCATTCAACTCTATAGAAGTGCGCCGACATGGCCCGAGCTGTGAATCGCTTACGCTGCCCGTCGTCGCATCGAAGTGGAGCCGGTGAGGACGTTCTGCGGGGCGCTAGCCTCATACTGCTTAGATTTCGCTACGCCCGGCGAGCACCATCGGCTACATCCCCGCGAATGAGCAGGCCGGCCCGGAGCTGTACGCTCGCAACGACCTCGACCGCGGCCACCAGGTCCGCCGTCGCGACCCCGTCTGGGGAGACCTTGCCACCGCGACCGCCGCGAACCACGCCACGTTCGTGTACACCAACGCTGCACCCCAAGCCGGGGAGTTCAACCAATCCGCTGAACTCTGGGCAGGCTTAGAAAACTACGTCCTCAACTAGCAACTGGGGGTGTCTGCGCGAACTTGAAGCCATCGTCACGGCCTTGATTCGGCAGTGGAATCAGGATCATCCATTGCTTTTCAACTGAGGCTGGAGTTGCAAAGTGGAAAGCCTGAGAGTCAAGATCACTCCGTACCCGGCGAGGCGAGCGACCACGCCGCCCTCAAGCCGAGGAACCGGTACCTCATGCCATGCTGTGCTTATGGAGAATCTCGACGTCGTCGTGGAGCAAGCGCATCTCGTCACACTCGCCAAAACACCCAGAGTTGCGCTGGCCGAGCTGGTCTGGAACGCGATCGATGCGGACGCCACGAACATCGCACTTGACGTGGAGTTCGGTGCATTGGGTGGCCCTGAAAAGATCACCGTGATCGATAACGGTACGGGTATTGCACCCGACGATCGCAAACAGACCTTTGGAGCCCTGGGACATTCTTGGAAGCGTCTCACCCAGCAGAGTCTCGGTGGCCGCGCCCTACACGGGAAGCGCGGCGAAGGTCGGTGGGCCGCACTGGGAATCGGCGATTCGGTCCGCTGGACGAGTGTCGCCGAAAGCACGGCAGACGGTCGAGTACGGTTCACCATTTCTGCGAACAAGGCAGAACTAAAGCGATTTGCCGTCTCAGACCTATCGCCCGCCCTCGACGCCGAAACTGGCGTCACCGTCGAGATTGCCGCGCTGTCCCAGCGCGGCGCTGCGTATGCCGAATCAGACGCAGTGGTCGAAGATCTCTTGACGACCTTCGCTCTGCACATCGAGCAGTACGGACTTGACCTGTCCTGGCGCAGGCAACATCTCGATGTCGAAGCGCTCAAGAAAGACCAGGTCGACATCCCGGTCCTCGTTGAAGGTGTTGACGGCTCAATCACTCTCACAGTGATCGAGTGGAAGTCTGCCGTGCAGCGGCATCTGTACCTCTGCGATGCTGCAGGAAACTCACTGCACGACATGAAGCCAGGTATCCAGGCTCCGGGCTATCACTTCACCGGATATGTGAAATGGGCGGGTTTCGCCGCCGATGCCGACCTGCTGACTCTCGAAGACGGTGCACCTGAGCCTATTAAGTCAGTCCTCGACGCGACTCGTGAGGCGTTGAAAACGCATTTCGCATCGAAAGAAGAAGAGCGCTCCGCCAAGCTCATCAAGCAGTGGCGCGACGAGGATTCGTATCCTTTCCGGAAGCCTCCAAAGAACAAGATTGAAGAGGCCGCACGCGGCATCTTCGACATCGTCGCAGTCGCGGCAGCTCCCGTGGTTGAGAAATCTGACTTCGCGTCACGCAAGTTCTCGCTGGAACTGCTGAAGAACGCAGTCGAGACGAGCCCGTCCAGCATTCGACACATTCTTGAGGAGGTTCTTAACCTCCCTCCGGAGCAAGCTAACGAGCTCAGTGATCTCATCAAAAAGACTTCCCTCGGAGCATTACTGCGCGCGGGCAACCAGGTCCTGGGTCGCCTCGAATTTCTGACCGGCCTCGAACAGATCATTAACGATCGCCAGCTGAAGAAATTAGTGACCGAGCGCCGCCAGCTCCACCGCATCCTCGCCGAAGAAACATGGGTGTTCCGCGAGGAGTACGCGCTTACTGTCGACGACAACACACTTCGCACTGCCCTCAGGTCACATACCGGGTTGTTAGGGCGGGATGATCTCACTCCTGGCGATTTGGACGAGCCTGTGGTCGACTCGGATGGACGAGTGATCGTTGTCGACATGATGCTCAGCCGTGTCATCGAACAGTCACGAAACCACCGCGAGCACATTGTGATCGAACTCAAGCGTCCGTCCGTGTCGATCGGGAAGCATCAACTTGATCAGATTGAGAACTATGCCCAGACCGTAGCCAGCGACAATCGCTTTGCTGCGGTCCAGACGACCTGGGAATTCTGGATAGTGGGCGACGAGATCGATCCGCGCATCAAGCACAAGTTTGGGCAGGGCAATCTGCCAGAGGACGTGTATCAGGATTACTCCGAAGACGGTAGGCGCGTCACTATCCGGGCGGTCACTTGGGCTCGCATCATTCAGGACGCACGTCATCGGATGAAGTTCGTGAAGGATGCACTCGGCTACGACCCAGACTCGGAAGCCAGCATCAACTATCTACGTGAACGCCACGGAAAGGTTCTGCCGTCTGTCTTTATGCCCAAAGCCTCGGCAAATGACGAGAACGAAGGCGCTTTTTCTGTCTGAGGCCGCGCACGATCCAGTCGTTATCCTCTAGGACAGCCCGGACAAGATCTCGGGGTTAAGTTCGTTCAAGGCGGTCAGCAGAGTGCCTTGAAAACCTAAAGGTTTTTGAGGCGTCTCAGGTCGGCGCCTCCGTGATGTCTACGTCTTGCCGTTCTGGTGTTGTACGACGATTCGGCGGCTCGCCGAGCAGAGCGCTATGGGTTTGTGAGACACCGGCGTCCTTCCCTTCAACGGAGTGTTCTTCAGCGGTCTCCGCGCGGTAATCGTGAAATTTTTGTCAAAAAGCTGCTGTAGTACGTGTTTCGTTCTGGTCTTCTTGCCAGCCCGCAACCTGTCCGCGACCAACCGTTAAGGTTGTTCGAACTAGATCGCGAGCCGGTAACCGCGCTTGATTACTGTTTCGACGAGCGCGGGCTGTGTGAGATTCTGCCTCAGCCTGCTCAGCGCGACTTCCAACGCATGGTCGTCGAGCATCGTGGGAGTGGAGGCCGCCAGGCTCACGCGGGGAACAACGTCGCCGCCGGCCGCAGCCAGAGTTCGGAGCAGCGCGAGCGAGGTCGGCGGCAGCACCGACCTCGTGCCGTCGAGCAGCACCACCGCGCCGCGGAGCTCGAGAAGTCCGTGCCGGGTCTGGAGCTGCGTGACGCGGTGCTGTTCGAGGTGGTCGCAGACGAGTTTGATCAGCGCGCCGAGGCGGAACCGCTGAGGCTGGATGACCGGGATCCCGAGCGCGATGAGGGGTTCCGCGGTGACCGGTCCCACGGCTGCCGCCAGGACGGCCGACCGGAACCCCCCGGCCACCTCGTTCAGTCTGCCGAGCGCTTCGGCGGTGCTGATGAGTGCGTGCACAGCCGGCGCGCTCGTGAACGTGACCGCGTCGAGTTGCTGTCCCGCGATGGCCTCGATGAGACGCTCGACCCGCGGATCGGTGGTGTCGGGGCTCAGCCAGCGGTAGGGCGCGACGGTGAGCACCCGGTGCCCTGCGGCGCGCAGCCGGTCGAGTTGGTGTTCGTCGGTGTAGCCGTGCAGCTGGATGGCGACGGTCTGCGGGCTCGAGAAGTCGTTCAGAGTCTTCGTCACGAGACTCGCGGTGGTCTCCTGGTCGCTCATGCCCGTGTCATTGAGTCCAGCCGCGCGGATGCCGCCCCGAGCCTTCGGCCCGCGCACCAGGATGGTCGTGTCCTTCAGGGCGTCGAGCAGCTCGTCGCCGAGGCCATCGGCGTCGGCGACTTCGAACCATCGGCGGATGCCATACGACGTCGTCGCCAGCAGAACGTCGGGCCGGGCGGCGATCATGGCGCGAGTGTCGGCCAGGATGGGTTCGTCATCGACCCGGTCGGCCATCTTCAGGGTGGGCGCGTGGAGCACGGTCGCCCCCCGGCGCTTCAGCGCGTCGATGAGGTCTTCTGATCGGCGATCGCTCGTCACCCCGATGCGGAAGCCGTCGAGCTGGTCGAAGCGGAACCCGACGGGGGCGGCATCCGTGGCCGGAGCACCGGCGGGAGCCGCCCCTGCCTCGGCGCGACCACTGTCCTCGGCCACGCGGATCACTCCGCCGGGACGAGCAGCGCCGCCGTGTTCAGAACAGCAGCCGCATCGGCATGCTCCAGTCGGGCATATGCAACCACTTCACCGATCACCAGAACGGCCGGAGAGGTGACGCTCGCCGCAGCTGCGTCGTAGACGACCCGGTCGAGGATGGAGAAAATCGAGCGCTGGTCTGCGGTGTACCCGCGTTCGATGATCGCGATCGGTGTCGCCGCGCGAAGTCCGTGCCGGATCAGTCCCTGGGTGATCTGGGGCAGGTTGGAGACCCCCATCAGAACCACGATCGTGCTGGCGAGCCCGGCCAGGCCGGCCAGCTCAGTCTCGCTGAGCGGCGCGTGGCCCGACACGACGGTGAACATGCGGCTGACGTCGCGGTGCGTCACGGCGATGCCGGCGGCTGCCGGAACGGCCACAGCGCTCGAGACGCCCGGCACCACTGTCACCTCGATTCCCGCCGCACGGCAGGCCATCACCTCTTCGCCACCGCGGCCGAAGACGAACGGGTCGCCGCCTTTGAGACGCACGACGCACGATCCCTGCAGTGCGTGCTCGACCAGCAACCGTTCGATGTCGGCCTGGGGAATCGGATGGTGCCCGGGAGTCTTGCCGACGTCGATGAGCAGAGCGTGCGGAGCGAACTCGCTCAGCCGAGCGTGCGGTGCGAGCCTGTCGTAGAGCACGACATCGGCCGATCCCAGAGCCTTCACGGCACCGAGCGTGAGCAGGTCTTCAGAACCCGGCCCACCGCCGACGAGGATGACGCGGCCGCGGCTCATGCGCCCTCGCGAACGGGGATCCGTGTCCCGGCCAGCAGGACGCCCTTGCCCTCGGCCCGCTCGGCATCGGTCGGCGGCCGGGACTGGCCCCGTTCGGCGACCCGGAGGTGGCTCGGGTCGGCCTCGTGCGGGGCGTTGACGAACGTGCGGAACCGGCGGAGCCGTTCCGGGTCCTTCAGGGTGGCAGCCCATTCGTCCTCGTAGTTGTCGATGTGCCTGGCCATCGCCGACTCGAGCTCGTCGGCCAGGCCGAGTGAATCGTTGACGACCACGTCGTACACGTGGGCGAGGCCGCCCTCGATCTCCTCCATCCACCGGGCCGTGCGCTGCAGCCGGTCCCCGGTGCGGATGTAGTACATCATGAAGCGGTCGATGTAGCGCACCAGCGTCTCGTCGTCGATGTCTCCGACGAGCAGTTGACCGTGGGTCGGCTGGTAGCCGCCGTTGCCCCCGACATACATGTTCCAGCCCTGGTCGGTGGCGATGATACCGACATCCTTGCCCCGGGCCTCGGCGCATTCACGCGCGCACCCCGAGACGCCGAACTTGAACTTGTGGGGGGCACGAAGGCCCCGGTACCGCAGTTCGAGGCGCACGGCCATGGCGACAGCATCCTGAACGCCGAACCGGCACCAGGTCGAGCCGACGCAGCTCTTCACGTTCCGGAGCGCCTTGCCGTAGGCCTGGCCCGACTCGAACCCGGCGTCGACGAGGCGGCGCCAGATGTCGGGCAGTTGGTCGAGGCGGGCCCCGAACATGTCGATCCGCTGGCCGCCGGTGATCTTCGTGTAGAGCCCGAAATCGATGGCGACCTGGGCGATGACAGCGAGCTTCTGCGGTGTCACCTCACCCCCGGGCATCCGCGGCACGACGGAGTAGGAGCCGTCACGCTGCAGGTTCGCGAGGGCACGGTCGTTGGTGTCCTGAAGGCCCGCGCGCCCATCGCCGAGAATGTAGCCCTGGTGCTGGCTGGCGATGATGGATGCGATGACCGGCTTGCAGATGTCGCACCCGCGCCCGGTTCCATACGTCGAGATGATCTCCTCGAATGAGGTCAGGCCGGTCACCCGCACAGTCTCGAAGAGTTCCTGCCGCGAGAGGGGGAAGTGCTCGCAGAGAGCCTTCGACACCGTGCGGCCCGACTTCACCAGCTCCGTTTCGAGGATCTTCTTCACGAGGGGCACGCAGGATCCGCACTGCGTGCCGGCTCGGCTGCACGTCTTCAAGGCGCCGAGCTCGGTGCACGGCTCTCCGTCGGGGGTGCCGATGCCGGCGACCGCCTCGCGGATGGTGTGCGCCGCCACGTTGTTGCACGAGCAGACGAGCGCCGCGTCGGGCAGTTCCGTACTGACTGGCCCGTCGCCACCCGCCGCGCTCAGATACGCGCCGGGTTCGTCGGCGAGCACGGCGCCGAGCAGCGGCCGCAGCAGGGAGTACGGGCTGGCATCGCCCACGAAGACACCGCCGAGCAGCGTCTTGGCGTCGTCGGTCACCACGAGCTTCTGGTAGACCCCGCGCACGGGATCGGCATAGACCACTTCGAGTGCACCCACCGTCGCACCGAGCGCATCGCCGAAGCTCGCGACGTCGACACCGGCGAGCTTCAATTTGGTCGCGTCGTCGACCGTGGTGAACTCGGCCCCACCGCCGAGGATGCGGTCGGCCGCCACCTCGGCCATCGCATTGGCCGGAGCGACGAGCCCGGTGCAACGACCCTCGAAAGAGGCGACCTCACCGATCGCGAAGACGTCTGGGGCCGATGATCGGCAGTCGGTTCCGATGACGACGCCGCCCCGCGGCCCGAGTTCGAGCCCTGCCTCGGCAGCCAGCTCGTCCCGGGGCCTGATCCCGATGGCGAAGACGACGAGGTCGGCCTCGAGGCGCTGCCCGTTGTTCAGCCGCACGCCCACCACGGTGCTACCGTCGGCGGCGAGTTGGATGTCGCGGGGCCGGGTTCCGAGGTGGAGCGCGATGCCTTTGCTGTCGATGACCCGCCCCAACGCCTGGCCGGCGCCCTGGTCGAGTTGTGCAGACATCAGCCACGGCCCGGAGTGCACGAGAGCGGATTTCGCTCCGAGGGCCACCAGCCCGCCGGCCGCCTCAAGTCCGAGCAGTCCGCCGCCTGCGACCACAGCGCGCGGCGGACGACCCAGCGCGTCTGCCAGCCGGGCGACTTCGGCGCGCAGCCAGTCGACGTCGTCGATGGTGCGGTAGACGCGGATCTGTTCGGCACCGGGGATGTCGGGCACCGGCGCCGACGATCCGGTAGCCAGCACGAGCTGGTCGAACGGCAGACGCTGGCCGTCGCTCGTCTCGACGATGTGCCCGATCGGATCGATCGAGGTTGCAGAGATCCCTGACAGCACACGCACATGATCGGGATGCCATTCCGTCTGCGCCTGGAGTGACAGGTCGATCTCCGCATGCAGCCGTTGGCTGAGCGCCACCCGGTCATAGGGCGCGTGCGTCTCCTCGGAGATCACCGTGATCCGCACAGCCAGCTCGGGGTCGCGTGCACGAAGGGCGTCCGCGGCACGGTGGCCGGCAGGGCCTCCACCGATGATGATGATCTCGCGGGTCGTCGACATGTATTCGAGGCTACGTTCGCGGCATGACGCCGTCGTTTCTCTCATGTGACGGTCGCGTGACAGACACCCCTCACTCCGAACCGGTCACTGTGAGGCCCGTTTCACGCGCGCGTAACAGGGCAGCGCGCCAGCCGTAACACAGCCGTCGTAGCGTCGGATCATGACCTGGACCACCGCCTGCGCCACCGCCGAACTCGAGCCGCTCTGGGGCGAGACCGTTCTGCTCGACGGCCACCAGATCGCGCTCATCAAGATCTCCGACGATGAGCTCTACGCCGTCGGCAACCAGGACCCCCACACCGGCGCCTTCGTGATGGCCAGGGGCATCGTCGGCTCCCGCGGCGACGTCCCCACGATCGCCTCGCCGCTGCACAAAGAGGTCTACGACCTCCGAACCGGTGCCGGGCTGTCTCATCCGGACTTGCGGATCGAGAGCTATCCGAGCCGGGTGGTCGACGGCATGGTCGAGGTGCACCTCCCGTGAGCGCGCCCCTGGCAATCGATCCGCCGGCGCTCCTCGCGATCTCCCACGGCACATCGTCGACGATCGGCCAGCGCGCCGTGGCTGCACTCGTCGATGCGGTGGCGATCGGATGCCCGGTCACCG
Above is a genomic segment from Subtercola boreus containing:
- a CDS encoding ATP-binding protein, with protein sequence MENLDVVVEQAHLVTLAKTPRVALAELVWNAIDADATNIALDVEFGALGGPEKITVIDNGTGIAPDDRKQTFGALGHSWKRLTQQSLGGRALHGKRGEGRWAALGIGDSVRWTSVAESTADGRVRFTISANKAELKRFAVSDLSPALDAETGVTVEIAALSQRGAAYAESDAVVEDLLTTFALHIEQYGLDLSWRRQHLDVEALKKDQVDIPVLVEGVDGSITLTVIEWKSAVQRHLYLCDAAGNSLHDMKPGIQAPGYHFTGYVKWAGFAADADLLTLEDGAPEPIKSVLDATREALKTHFASKEEERSAKLIKQWRDEDSYPFRKPPKNKIEEAARGIFDIVAVAAAPVVEKSDFASRKFSLELLKNAVETSPSSIRHILEEVLNLPPEQANELSDLIKKTSLGALLRAGNQVLGRLEFLTGLEQIINDRQLKKLVTERRQLHRILAEETWVFREEYALTVDDNTLRTALRSHTGLLGRDDLTPGDLDEPVVDSDGRVIVVDMMLSRVIEQSRNHREHIVIELKRPSVSIGKHQLDQIENYAQTVASDNRFAAVQTTWEFWIVGDEIDPRIKHKFGQGNLPEDVYQDYSEDGRRVTIRAVTWARIIQDARHRMKFVKDALGYDPDSEASINYLRERHGKVLPSVFMPKASANDENEGAFSV
- a CDS encoding uroporphyrinogen-III synthase; translation: MAEDSGRAEAGAAPAGAPATDAAPVGFRFDQLDGFRIGVTSDRRSEDLIDALKRRGATVLHAPTLKMADRVDDEPILADTRAMIAARPDVLLATTSYGIRRWFEVADADGLGDELLDALKDTTILVRGPKARGGIRAAGLNDTGMSDQETTASLVTKTLNDFSSPQTVAIQLHGYTDEHQLDRLRAAGHRVLTVAPYRWLSPDTTDPRVERLIEAIAGQQLDAVTFTSAPAVHALISTAEALGRLNEVAGGFRSAVLAAAVGPVTAEPLIALGIPVIQPQRFRLGALIKLVCDHLEQHRVTQLQTRHGLLELRGAVVLLDGTRSVLPPTSLALLRTLAAAGGDVVPRVSLAASTPTMLDDHALEVALSRLRQNLTQPALVETVIKRGYRLAI
- the cobA gene encoding uroporphyrinogen-III C-methyltransferase, whose protein sequence is MSRGRVILVGGGPGSEDLLTLGAVKALGSADVVLYDRLAPHARLSEFAPHALLIDVGKTPGHHPIPQADIERLLVEHALQGSCVVRLKGGDPFVFGRGGEEVMACRAAGIEVTVVPGVSSAVAVPAAAGIAVTHRDVSRMFTVVSGHAPLSETELAGLAGLASTIVVLMGVSNLPQITQGLIRHGLRAATPIAIIERGYTADQRSIFSILDRVVYDAAAASVTSPAVLVIGEVVAYARLEHADAAAVLNTAALLVPAE
- the nirB gene encoding nitrite reductase large subunit NirB, whose translation is MSTTREIIIIGGGPAGHRAADALRARDPELAVRITVISEETHAPYDRVALSQRLHAEIDLSLQAQTEWHPDHVRVLSGISATSIDPIGHIVETSDGQRLPFDQLVLATGSSAPVPDIPGAEQIRVYRTIDDVDWLRAEVARLADALGRPPRAVVAGGGLLGLEAAGGLVALGAKSALVHSGPWLMSAQLDQGAGQALGRVIDSKGIALHLGTRPRDIQLAADGSTVVGVRLNNGQRLEADLVVFAIGIRPRDELAAEAGLELGPRGGVVIGTDCRSSAPDVFAIGEVASFEGRCTGLVAPANAMAEVAADRILGGGAEFTTVDDATKLKLAGVDVASFGDALGATVGALEVVYADPVRGVYQKLVVTDDAKTLLGGVFVGDASPYSLLRPLLGAVLADEPGAYLSAAGGDGPVSTELPDAALVCSCNNVAAHTIREAVAGIGTPDGEPCTELGALKTCSRAGTQCGSCVPLVKKILETELVKSGRTVSKALCEHFPLSRQELFETVRVTGLTSFEEIISTYGTGRGCDICKPVIASIIASQHQGYILGDGRAGLQDTNDRALANLQRDGSYSVVPRMPGGEVTPQKLAVIAQVAIDFGLYTKITGGQRIDMFGARLDQLPDIWRRLVDAGFESGQAYGKALRNVKSCVGSTWCRFGVQDAVAMAVRLELRYRGLRAPHKFKFGVSGCARECAEARGKDVGIIATDQGWNMYVGGNGGYQPTHGQLLVGDIDDETLVRYIDRFMMYYIRTGDRLQRTARWMEEIEGGLAHVYDVVVNDSLGLADELESAMARHIDNYEDEWAATLKDPERLRRFRTFVNAPHEADPSHLRVAERGQSRPPTDAERAEGKGVLLAGTRIPVREGA
- the nirD gene encoding nitrite reductase small subunit NirD — its product is MTWTTACATAELEPLWGETVLLDGHQIALIKISDDELYAVGNQDPHTGAFVMARGIVGSRGDVPTIASPLHKEVYDLRTGAGLSHPDLRIESYPSRVVDGMVEVHLP